The following are encoded in a window of Geobacter metallireducens GS-15 genomic DNA:
- a CDS encoding DegQ family serine endoprotease, translated as MKHWTLKSAGKISLLTAFLLISLIFLGGCDGRSKTEFVGFPQSFADLAEKIRPAVVNISTTSTVKVPGNPFRHFFGPEEEGPFGDFFKHFFGDMPDRELKQQSLGSGIITDKDGYIVTNNHVVDNAEEIKVKISDGREFKAKVIGRDPKTDLALIKISSPFRNLPVLPLGDSDKMRVGDWVLAVGNPFGLEHTVTQGIISATGRVIGSGPYDNFLQTDAPINPGNSGGPLVNLKGEVIGINTAIVPGGQGLGFAIPSSMAKMVLKQLQEKGKVVRGWLGVTIQTVTPDLAASFGLKEAKGALVSDIAEGGPAAKGGIRRGDIILSFDGKNVKDSMELPRIVAETPVGKEVDVTVLREGKEVHCRVRVEELTEQRIAAQTEAPTDSFGMTFVDITPKVRQQLGIKEKTGVVVAGVEPGSIAEDAGIRAGDVIKEVNRKPVRNLADLSSALEKSAKGQPVLLLLNRGSQTFYVTLETS; from the coding sequence ATGAAGCATTGGACGCTGAAATCTGCTGGCAAAATATCCCTTCTGACAGCTTTTCTCCTGATTTCGCTAATTTTCCTGGGGGGATGCGACGGGAGGAGCAAGACCGAATTCGTGGGATTCCCCCAATCATTCGCCGATCTCGCCGAAAAAATCAGACCCGCCGTGGTGAACATCAGCACCACATCAACCGTCAAAGTACCCGGCAATCCCTTCAGGCACTTTTTCGGCCCCGAGGAAGAAGGGCCGTTTGGTGATTTCTTCAAGCATTTTTTCGGCGACATGCCCGACCGTGAGCTGAAACAGCAGAGTCTCGGCTCCGGGATCATCACCGACAAGGACGGGTACATCGTCACCAACAACCACGTGGTGGATAATGCCGAGGAGATAAAGGTCAAGATCTCTGACGGCAGAGAATTCAAGGCCAAGGTTATCGGAAGGGATCCCAAAACCGATCTTGCGCTGATCAAGATATCTTCCCCCTTCAGAAATCTCCCCGTCCTCCCCCTCGGCGACTCCGACAAAATGAGAGTTGGTGATTGGGTGCTTGCAGTGGGGAACCCGTTCGGTCTCGAACACACCGTGACCCAGGGGATCATCAGCGCCACCGGGAGGGTGATCGGTTCCGGGCCCTATGACAATTTCCTCCAGACCGACGCCCCCATCAACCCTGGCAACAGCGGCGGCCCCCTGGTCAACCTCAAAGGGGAGGTGATCGGGATCAATACCGCCATCGTCCCCGGCGGGCAGGGGCTCGGCTTTGCCATCCCGAGCAGCATGGCCAAAATGGTGCTCAAGCAGTTGCAGGAGAAGGGGAAAGTGGTGCGGGGATGGCTCGGTGTTACGATCCAGACCGTAACCCCCGACCTGGCCGCCTCCTTTGGCCTCAAGGAGGCGAAGGGGGCCCTCGTCTCCGACATCGCGGAAGGAGGACCGGCCGCCAAAGGGGGAATCAGGCGGGGAGATATCATCCTTTCCTTTGACGGGAAAAATGTGAAGGACTCCATGGAACTGCCCCGAATCGTAGCGGAAACCCCGGTCGGCAAAGAGGTGGATGTCACGGTGCTCAGGGAAGGGAAAGAGGTGCATTGCAGGGTGAGGGTCGAGGAACTCACGGAACAGAGGATTGCCGCCCAGACCGAGGCGCCGACGGACAGCTTCGGAATGACGTTTGTCGACATTACCCCCAAGGTGCGGCAACAACTCGGGATCAAAGAGAAAACGGGAGTTGTCGTTGCCGGAGTGGAGCCCGGGAGCATCGCCGAAGATGCGGGTATCCGGGCGGGGGATGTGATCAAGGAAGTTAATCGCAAACCGGTCAGAAACCTGGCGGACTTGAGCAGTGCCTTGGAGAAGTCCGCAAAGGGGCAACCGGTCCTCTTGCTGCTCAATCGGGGAAGTCAGACTTTCTATGTGACGCTGGAAACTTCGTAG
- a CDS encoding rhodanese-like domain-containing protein has protein sequence MKYGFEISAAEVKARMNAGEQLFFVNLRHHQDWDLAVMQVRGALRIDDDKVEAHLEEIPRERTVVVYSTCPGDEPSARVARLLQEHGWKDAHSLIGGFEAYCQEGLPVEEIGEGSSVRKIMML, from the coding sequence ATGAAGTACGGGTTCGAAATTTCCGCGGCAGAAGTAAAAGCGCGCATGAACGCCGGAGAACAGCTGTTTTTTGTTAACCTCCGGCACCACCAGGACTGGGACCTGGCGGTCATGCAGGTACGGGGCGCATTGCGAATCGACGATGACAAGGTGGAGGCTCATCTGGAGGAAATTCCGCGGGAGCGTACCGTCGTTGTTTATTCAACCTGCCCCGGGGATGAACCGAGCGCCAGGGTGGCCCGGCTGCTTCAGGAACATGGCTGGAAAGACGCTCATTCCCTGATTGGCGGGTTCGAGGCCTATTGTCAGGAAGGCTTGCCGGTTGAGGAGATTGGTGAGGGAAGCTCTGTGAGAAAAATTATGATGCTCTGA
- a CDS encoding hemerythrin domain-containing protein: MEKRATQILEEEHHLIQQVVGAMAALADRVFEGQVAEKETLVNLVDFMRVFVEKCHHEKEENHLFPLLVKKGVPVAGCPIGMLTREHQAAGKLTTDLGAAVEAYLKEPSGMGHFLVTTLRGVVALYPGHIWRENYLLFPMTDKILDDREQEGLVEQFETVERKIGLDVHQRFEHLAEKAG; encoded by the coding sequence ATGGAAAAGAGAGCGACACAGATACTCGAAGAAGAGCACCACCTGATCCAGCAGGTGGTCGGCGCCATGGCCGCGCTGGCTGACCGGGTGTTCGAGGGGCAGGTGGCGGAAAAAGAGACACTCGTCAATCTCGTGGACTTCATGCGGGTATTCGTGGAGAAGTGCCATCACGAAAAGGAAGAAAATCACCTCTTCCCACTTCTGGTAAAGAAAGGAGTGCCGGTAGCGGGGTGCCCGATCGGTATGCTGACTCGCGAACACCAGGCTGCCGGCAAACTGACGACCGACTTGGGGGCGGCGGTCGAGGCGTATCTCAAGGAACCCTCGGGAATGGGGCACTTTCTGGTAACGACCCTGCGTGGCGTCGTAGCGCTCTATCCGGGGCATATCTGGAGGGAAAACTACCTCCTGTTTCCCATGACCGACAAGATCCTGGACGATCGGGAACAGGAGGGACTGGTGGAACAGTTCGAGACAGTGGAACGAAAGATAGGCCTTGATGTCCATCAGCGCTTCGAACATCTGGCTGAGAAAGCTGGGTAG
- the acnA gene encoding aconitate hydratase AcnA, which translates to MQRNNPDSFESRAILAVGQSRYHYHSLPKFAESFRADISRLPYSIKILLENLLRREDGVTVERDDIVALGHWHPRTLPDREIQFMPARVLLQDFTGVPAIADLAAMRAALKRLGGDPARINPLQPADLIIDHSVQVDRYGTKSAASANADFEFRRNRERYQFLRWGQGAFRNFRVIPPDTGICHQVNLEYLARIAMVAEQDGENWVYPDTLVGTDSHTTMVNGLGVVGWGVGGIEAEAALLGQPCSMLIPRVVGFRFLGRLPPGATATDLVLTVTQMLRKKGVVGAFVEFFGPGLASLTVADRATIGNMAPEYGATIGIFPVDGQTLDYLRLTGRAALVPLVEAYYRAQGMWYDADQPEPWYSDTIELDLGTVEPCLAGPSRPQDRIPLKEVRGSFRKSLAGLMQNETARIDRGILDRWFGDGGAPRYVAPELSISPPDEKLGPLERCVPVRQPDGVAYNLCHGSIVIAAITSCTNTSNPSVLMAAGLLARNAVQRGLQVKPWVKTSFAPGSRVVTDYLASAGLTAYLEGLRFHLVGYGCTTCIGNSGPLPDHIARAVVDGGLAVAAVLSGNRNFEGRINNYVRTNYLASPPLVVAYALAGNIAMDLTRDPVGIDPNGQPVYLKDIWPADEEVADLVRRHVTPEHFSRGYADILRGNTAWEGLPVPASELYQWEETSTYLKEPPFFADVTAVPAPVDDIRGARVLALLGDSVTTDHISPAGAIAPESPAGRYLVSLGVKPEDFNSYGSRRGNHEVMVRGTFANVRIRNLLVPGVEGGMTNYFPQGKDQGETMPIYDAAMRYQQDGIPLIVVAGAEYGTGSSRDWAAKGTRLLGVRAVIAQSFERIHRSNLIGMGVLPLQFMAGESRETHGLTGEETYEIEGLASLIPGGTLRVTARSAGGNGREFQVLVRIDTPNELDYYRHGGILPYVLRQTLASR; encoded by the coding sequence ATGCAACGAAACAACCCCGACAGTTTCGAGAGCCGAGCGATTCTGGCCGTTGGCCAATCCCGCTACCACTACCATTCCCTGCCGAAGTTCGCCGAGTCGTTCCGCGCGGATATTTCGCGGCTTCCCTACTCCATCAAAATTCTTCTGGAAAACCTTTTGCGCCGCGAGGACGGAGTTACGGTCGAACGCGACGATATCGTGGCGCTCGGCCACTGGCATCCCCGGACTCTCCCGGACCGTGAGATCCAGTTCATGCCGGCCCGGGTTCTGCTCCAGGACTTTACCGGCGTGCCGGCCATCGCCGACCTCGCCGCCATGCGCGCGGCCCTGAAGCGTCTGGGGGGCGATCCGGCCCGGATCAATCCCTTGCAGCCGGCCGACCTCATCATCGACCACTCGGTGCAGGTGGATCGCTACGGCACCAAATCGGCCGCGTCTGCAAATGCCGATTTCGAATTCCGGCGTAACCGTGAACGCTACCAGTTTCTCCGCTGGGGGCAGGGGGCGTTCCGCAATTTTCGCGTGATCCCGCCTGATACCGGCATCTGTCATCAGGTCAACCTCGAATACCTCGCCCGGATTGCCATGGTGGCCGAACAGGATGGTGAGAACTGGGTCTATCCCGACACCCTTGTGGGCACCGACTCCCACACCACCATGGTCAACGGCCTCGGCGTCGTGGGGTGGGGCGTGGGGGGGATCGAGGCGGAAGCGGCGCTCCTGGGCCAGCCCTGCTCCATGCTGATCCCCCGGGTGGTGGGGTTCAGATTCCTGGGGAGGCTGCCTCCGGGGGCAACGGCCACGGACCTGGTCCTCACGGTCACCCAGATGCTTCGCAAAAAGGGGGTGGTGGGCGCGTTCGTGGAGTTCTTCGGCCCGGGGCTGGCCTCCCTCACGGTTGCCGACCGCGCCACCATCGGCAACATGGCCCCCGAATACGGGGCGACCATTGGGATTTTCCCCGTGGACGGTCAGACCCTCGACTATTTGCGCCTCACCGGTCGGGCCGCCCTGGTCCCCCTCGTCGAAGCCTATTATCGCGCGCAGGGCATGTGGTACGACGCCGACCAGCCGGAGCCGTGGTATTCGGACACCATCGAGCTGGACCTCGGCACCGTGGAGCCGTGCCTGGCCGGCCCCTCCCGCCCCCAGGACCGGATCCCCCTCAAAGAGGTGCGCGGCTCATTCCGGAAATCCCTGGCAGGGCTCATGCAGAACGAGACGGCCCGTATCGACCGCGGCATCCTGGACCGCTGGTTCGGCGATGGGGGGGCTCCCCGCTATGTGGCCCCGGAGCTTTCAATTTCCCCGCCGGACGAGAAGCTCGGTCCCTTGGAACGGTGCGTGCCGGTCAGACAACCCGACGGCGTGGCGTACAACCTCTGCCACGGCTCCATCGTCATTGCCGCCATCACCAGTTGCACCAACACCTCGAACCCGTCGGTCCTCATGGCCGCCGGGCTTCTGGCCAGAAACGCCGTGCAGCGGGGCCTTCAGGTCAAGCCGTGGGTGAAGACCAGCTTCGCCCCGGGCTCCCGGGTCGTGACCGATTATCTCGCCTCCGCCGGGCTCACGGCATACCTGGAAGGGCTCCGCTTCCACCTCGTGGGTTATGGCTGTACCACCTGCATCGGCAACAGTGGGCCGCTCCCCGACCATATCGCCAGGGCCGTTGTGGACGGCGGCCTTGCCGTAGCGGCGGTCCTGTCGGGAAACCGCAACTTCGAGGGGCGGATCAACAACTATGTCCGGACAAACTACCTTGCCTCGCCTCCTCTGGTGGTGGCCTACGCCCTGGCCGGCAACATCGCCATGGATCTTACCCGCGATCCGGTCGGCATCGATCCAAACGGTCAGCCGGTCTACCTCAAGGATATCTGGCCCGCCGATGAAGAGGTTGCCGACCTGGTGCGCCGCCACGTCACGCCGGAGCACTTCAGCCGCGGCTACGCTGATATCCTGCGGGGCAACACGGCTTGGGAGGGGCTCCCCGTTCCCGCCAGCGAGCTGTACCAATGGGAGGAAACATCCACCTATCTCAAGGAGCCGCCGTTTTTCGCCGATGTCACGGCCGTGCCGGCACCGGTTGACGATATCCGTGGCGCCCGGGTGCTGGCGCTCCTGGGAGACTCGGTCACCACCGACCACATCTCCCCGGCCGGCGCCATCGCCCCGGAGTCCCCGGCCGGCCGCTATCTCGTCTCCCTAGGGGTGAAGCCCGAGGACTTCAACTCCTACGGCTCCCGGCGCGGCAATCACGAAGTAATGGTCCGGGGGACGTTTGCCAACGTCCGGATCAGAAACCTGCTGGTGCCGGGGGTCGAAGGGGGAATGACGAATTACTTCCCGCAGGGGAAGGACCAGGGAGAGACGATGCCCATCTACGACGCCGCAATGCGCTACCAACAGGACGGCATTCCCCTCATCGTTGTGGCCGGCGCCGAGTACGGCACCGGTTCTTCCCGGGACTGGGCCGCCAAGGGGACTAGACTCCTGGGGGTCCGCGCGGTGATTGCGCAGAGTTTCGAGCGGATCCACCGCTCCAACCTCATCGGCATGGGGGTCCTGCCGCTTCAGTTCATGGCGGGAGAAAGCCGCGAGACCCACGGCCTCACCGGAGAGGAAACCTATGAAATCGAGGGGCTCGCCTCCCTGATTCCCGGCGGGACGCTTCGGGTCACGGCCCGGAGCGCCGGCGGCAACGGCAGGGAATTCCAGGTGCTGGTCCGCATCGACACCCCCAACGAGCTCGATTACTACCGTCATGGCGGGATTCTGCCCTATGTGCTGCGCCAGACATTAGCCTCAAGATAA
- a CDS encoding c-type cytochrome — protein MKTVIIGGVAASAACAMTRRMLVAMVIALLASAMHPHQGSSKERAEGDGKALFQAKCSPCHTIGGGRLVGPDLKGVTARRDRGWLERFISAPDKVLASGDPVAARLFQESNKVPMPNLGLGQDQVNVLLNYLSAPEGISPSKAEPPASPVQEEGDPSRGEKFFTGALPFAQGGTPCIACHQVAGIPPLGGGALGPDLTTIVATFGDTALSSALATLPFPTMKPIFGDHPLTRGEQGDLLAFFRKVAPRPPVTATTRIALWAGGGFLVLLLLTGALGRRRLGSVRGTLVDEANRAGR, from the coding sequence ATGAAAACGGTGATCATCGGCGGGGTGGCCGCCAGTGCCGCCTGCGCCATGACGCGAAGAATGCTCGTTGCCATGGTGATCGCGCTGCTGGCTTCCGCCATGCATCCCCACCAGGGGTCTTCCAAAGAGAGGGCAGAGGGGGACGGAAAGGCCCTTTTCCAGGCGAAATGCTCTCCCTGCCACACCATAGGCGGTGGCAGGCTGGTGGGTCCGGACCTCAAGGGGGTGACGGCCCGGCGGGACCGGGGATGGCTCGAACGGTTCATCTCCGCGCCGGACAAGGTGCTGGCAAGCGGGGATCCGGTTGCCGCCAGGCTGTTCCAGGAGTCCAACAAGGTACCGATGCCGAACCTGGGGCTTGGCCAGGATCAGGTCAATGTCCTCCTCAACTATCTTTCGGCCCCGGAAGGAATATCTCCATCCAAGGCCGAACCCCCTGCCTCACCCGTTCAGGAGGAGGGAGATCCGTCGAGGGGGGAGAAATTCTTTACCGGCGCGCTCCCCTTCGCACAAGGCGGCACCCCCTGTATCGCCTGTCATCAGGTGGCCGGCATTCCTCCCCTGGGGGGCGGCGCCCTCGGCCCCGACCTGACCACGATCGTCGCGACGTTCGGCGATACGGCGCTCTCCTCTGCCCTTGCAACGCTCCCCTTTCCGACCATGAAACCGATCTTCGGCGACCATCCCCTTACCCGCGGGGAGCAGGGGGATTTGCTGGCCTTTTTCAGAAAAGTGGCACCGCGGCCGCCGGTGACGGCAACAACGCGTATTGCTTTGTGGGCGGGGGGAGGATTCCTGGTGCTCCTGCTCCTGACTGGCGCCCTGGGGCGCCGGAGGCTCGGGAGTGTCCGCGGAACCCTGGTGGATGAGGCGAATCGGGCGGGGAGGTGA
- a CDS encoding Rieske (2Fe-2S) protein, translating into MQFAAKLAEVPLWGKKLVTVSGEEVVLINDKGKIYACENYCPHQGSPMLAGIVKDGVIACPRHGWHYKLADGGCTDFPDYTLKTYRVEVVGDDIMIDT; encoded by the coding sequence ATGCAGTTTGCCGCGAAACTCGCCGAAGTCCCCCTCTGGGGGAAAAAACTCGTCACCGTCAGCGGTGAAGAGGTGGTGCTGATCAACGACAAGGGGAAGATCTACGCCTGTGAGAACTATTGCCCCCACCAGGGGAGCCCCATGCTGGCGGGAATCGTCAAGGACGGGGTCATTGCCTGCCCGCGGCACGGCTGGCACTACAAACTGGCGGACGGGGGATGCACGGATTTCCCCGACTATACCCTCAAAACCTACCGTGTTGAGGTGGTCGGCGACGACATCATGATCGATACGTGA
- a CDS encoding YfdX family protein, translating to MKRSAFVLLAVLAGYLPFCPAAPAEAVDTPSAGLYRSITQREEGVISRTAVMALRSIVQARADIHQKMLEKARHDLNEATLLMETIRSDLSTAVVRNRIWIARTHLEYETAQRVMEDLPPIFSALRDIEEYFPTDKAKRHIDNAKRYLEKGEKKGAERELHLADNELVVVEVELPIAKAETYVTRAKEYLARNDVTKADEALKVAEEKAQAVPVGMESALQRAQSSFWRASRSYAAGKPAEARTYIEQARMYLEKAAKTGNVKGKEEVGTLSRSVTELEQKLDKGDNTAESALASAWNKSRALAERESEYLAARWEEAETTLSVDDDLIEAKLHVSYGETYQVITRESAKAAEELDRAAAYLDKAMKNSLLDQATIKRIGAIRKEVTSLREAPEQSDEAWKDRYDQIKDEINKLLRQV from the coding sequence ATGAAACGATCAGCGTTCGTTCTCTTGGCAGTTCTGGCAGGTTACCTCCCATTCTGCCCAGCTGCTCCAGCCGAAGCAGTCGATACTCCTTCGGCCGGTCTTTACAGGAGCATAACCCAGCGTGAGGAAGGGGTCATTTCCAGGACCGCGGTCATGGCGCTCCGCTCCATAGTCCAGGCGCGGGCGGACATTCACCAGAAGATGCTGGAAAAGGCTCGTCATGACCTGAACGAGGCAACACTACTCATGGAAACCATCCGGTCCGACCTGTCGACTGCCGTGGTAAGAAACCGCATCTGGATTGCCAGAACACATCTGGAGTACGAAACCGCCCAGAGGGTGATGGAGGATTTACCGCCGATTTTTAGCGCCCTGCGCGATATAGAGGAGTATTTCCCGACAGACAAGGCAAAACGGCATATTGACAACGCCAAAAGGTATCTGGAAAAGGGGGAGAAAAAAGGAGCTGAAAGGGAATTGCACCTGGCTGACAACGAACTCGTTGTTGTAGAGGTGGAACTTCCAATAGCTAAAGCGGAGACATATGTGACCAGGGCGAAGGAGTATCTCGCCCGAAACGATGTCACGAAGGCCGATGAGGCACTAAAAGTGGCGGAGGAAAAGGCTCAGGCGGTTCCTGTCGGCATGGAGTCTGCGCTTCAAAGGGCACAGAGCAGTTTCTGGAGGGCCTCCCGCTCCTATGCCGCCGGTAAACCGGCTGAAGCCCGGACGTATATCGAGCAGGCAAGAATGTATCTCGAAAAGGCAGCGAAGACAGGAAACGTCAAGGGGAAGGAGGAGGTTGGCACACTTTCCCGGAGCGTGACCGAGCTCGAACAAAAACTGGACAAAGGGGATAATACCGCTGAATCCGCGTTGGCATCAGCCTGGAATAAGAGCAGGGCCCTTGCTGAGCGAGAATCTGAATATCTGGCAGCCCGATGGGAAGAGGCCGAAACGACCCTGTCGGTGGACGATGATCTCATTGAAGCAAAGCTGCACGTCTCGTACGGGGAAACGTACCAGGTAATAACCAGAGAGTCGGCAAAGGCCGCAGAAGAGCTCGACAGGGCCGCCGCCTATCTTGACAAGGCCATGAAGAATTCTCTCCTCGACCAGGCAACCATAAAGAGAATCGGGGCGATCAGGAAAGAAGTTACATCCCTCAGAGAAGCCCCTGAGCAAAGCGATGAAGCTTGGAAGGATCGTTACGACCAGATCAAGGATGAGATAAACAAACTGCTGCGGCAAGTTTGA